The Candidatus Nezhaarchaeota archaeon DNA window CTCAGACACAGCGATACACTTAGAGGCTATGCTCTCGAGGATTTACATGGAGGAGGTGAGGAGGAGGGCGGGCTCCATAGCTGAGCTCATAGACGAGGAGGGGCTCAGAAACTTAGAGAAAGTGAGGAGGGGGATGGAGGGGCTGCTTAATGAAATCTCGGACAACTGGGGCTCATTAAAGGGCTCTGTCAAGGGCGCGCTGAAGGAACTCGACTCAGCGATTGAGTCGCGAGATCGCGAGCGCATGAAGAGGGCGCTTAGGCGCTTTCTCGAGAGCCTCCCGAACCTAGCTGAGCGCCAGACGTTAGAGCTTGCGTGCATAAGGGTGATGGAGGCACCCAAGAGAGTGGCGAGGCTACCACGTGAGATTAAGTTACCGGACGGCTGGATTTTAAAGGAGGTGAAGGCGAGGCTCAGGTCCCGCGGGCTAATGGGGACGCGGACTCTGCCGTGGTCGGCCCTCTTCGACATGGGGATCTTCTGGGACTGCGTCCTCCAGCTCCCGTACTACCCAGGCTCGACAGTCAAGGGGGCGGTCCACGGCCTCTTCTTTGACCCTGATCTGGTCGTTGAGGCGGTCGGGAAGGCCCTAGGCTCCAGCATCCCTGTACACGAAGCCCTCGCTAGAGCCCTCCTAGTCCTAGGGGTAAGTGACTGGATATCAGATGTAGTGAGGCCCCTGAGAAGCCTAGGCTGGGAGGAGGATGACTTAAAGAAGCTTGAGGACGAGGTTAGAAGCATCGTCGATAGAAGGAGGGAGGAGCTTGCAATGAGGCTTCCGGAGAAGGTTGGGGAGTGGAGGTGGAGCGGCCTAGTGATATTCTTTGACGCGTACCCAGAGGGCGTCGGCGAGGGTGGCTGGCTAATCGTACCGGAGACGATCGCGCCCCACTACGTGGGAGAGGAGCCCAAAGAGCATAAGGTGAGGCCGATACCCCTAGGCTTCCTGGCAGTTGAGCGAGGGGTCCAGTTCATATTCCCACTGGCTGGAAGGTTCAGCGAGGACCTTGGGGTGGCTGAGGAGCTCCTTAAGGAGGCCCTGGGGATCGGGATAGGGGCCAAGACGATGAGCGGCTATAACGTCTTCGAGGCCCAACTTTAAACCCCCTTACTGAGGCTCCGCGCATTGCTTGAGCCCTCTGGCAAGCTGAGGGTTCGGCAAATTAAATTTCATTGCGTTGTTTCAGCGCCCCCGGCTATGCGCTAAAGCAATATCGCTCCCCGAAGCGTCATGCACTTTACGCTCCCTTACAGGTCCTCCTAAATCCACAGTTTCGGCACTTCCTCGGACCCGCTTCCCTCGGCATCTTTTCCCCTCTACTATCGACCTTATCCTTGAGACTACCCACCGCATGTGCCTCCTCAGGTCATCAGTCATCAGGATTTCGAAGGACTTGCTGTCGAGCATGTGCCTTATCACGGCCTTCTTAGCGCGCTTACCCAACGACTTCTCAATGAGCATGGCGTATGCGACGGCGGTAGACACAGTTCAAGCTTCCTAAGAACCTTCATTAGCTTGCTCTTGTGATAACTAATCCTTAAGCTCCTCGCTGACCTCTGAGGGAGCTGCCTAAGCACCTTGGAGGGCCTGAAGGCACCGTCCACGGTGAAGAGCGAGCTCGATTGAGTAAGGATGCTAGAAAGCACCATTTAGGAATATGCACATAGCCAAAGGCGTCACGACCGGCTCCTGAATGGTAGAGAGAAGTAACTATTATAAGTAGGAGGGACAAGAACATCAGGCTGAAGGACACCCATGTATAAGCTTATAAGAACCTCATTAGAAGAGGGTTGAAAGGCATATCGTGGCCTCTGACATGCTGTGCGACCTTATCGAGCCTCATGAAGGGGGGTTGAAAAGCAAAGAGCTTCAGCAGTCTGTTTAATCCTGCCGGCAGCCGCGCACATGACGCATAATGTTGGCTCTTATTGAGGATAATAGACTTCTTCTTAGACAACCCGCTCTTCGACTTCACTAAGAAGGAAGTCATGGAGGCTTTGGGGATGAGTAAGCGAACGTTTTACAAGTACTTTGCTGATATAGAGAAGTATGGAATTGTGACGCCGTCTAGAAGGATAAGTAGGGCTACGCTTTATAAGATCAATCTCAAGCATCCACTGGTGAAAATGCTTAGGGAGTATGAAGCTCAGCTCTCTTTACAGATAGCAGAACGGGAAGCAGAAGAGATGAAGAGGTCAGCAGAAGCAGGATGGGTTTTGATCGTTATTGCTAGACTCTTAGATGAACGCTAATGTGGGAGTCGTGCATCTTTCTTAAGCAAAGGTTTCTGTCGATCCATGCTTCTCGGTCTTAGCGCAGCTTCGGCATGCTATCCTTAGTTAGGAGCTGGCCTCGGTCTTTGGTATTGATGAAGGTGAGCTGAAATCTTAGTTAAAGCTAATGGCTTGGGAAGACCCTTTCTCACCCTAATCCTTTGAATGGAAATTCTGTGAAGTTTACGTATGGAATTAAGATCTCGATTGCTCTTTCCCCGTCTCTAGCTCTTTGCGCTTAGATATCCCCTTTCTAGCTTAAAACTCTGGTATGCACTTGATCCGTTCAACGCTCTCATGGGCTAGCTCCACGAGCTGAGCTTCACTAAAAGAGGGTTGCTTGTAGGCTGCAGGATGAATATGGACGCGCGGACTCAACAG harbors:
- the cmr6 gene encoding type III-B CRISPR module RAMP protein Cmr6, with translation MKVEELKALINDAAARSDTAIHLEAMLSRIYMEEVRRRAGSIAELIDEEGLRNLEKVRRGMEGLLNEISDNWGSLKGSVKGALKELDSAIESRDRERMKRALRRFLESLPNLAERQTLELACIRVMEAPKRVARLPREIKLPDGWILKEVKARLRSRGLMGTRTLPWSALFDMGIFWDCVLQLPYYPGSTVKGAVHGLFFDPDLVVEAVGKALGSSIPVHEALARALLVLGVSDWISDVVRPLRSLGWEEDDLKKLEDEVRSIVDRRREELAMRLPEKVGEWRWSGLVIFFDAYPEGVGEGGWLIVPETIAPHYVGEEPKEHKVRPIPLGFLAVERGVQFIFPLAGRFSEDLGVAEELLKEALGIGIGAKTMSGYNVFEAQL